Below is a window of Halomicrobium mukohataei DSM 12286 DNA.
CCACCAGCGGCCGGTCTGCGACCGGCAACATCGGTTTCGGCGTGTCCGTCGTAAGCGGTCGCATTCGCGTCCCCTCACCTGCCGCGAGGATGACTACTTGCATACGCGCCGAGACTCACGGCATCCATTTGAAGCTACGGTCGACGGGACGGGTGGCCGGCGGTCCGAGTCGACGCCGACACCGTCGCTACGCGGTTTCGTGTCCCTCTGGAAACGGCTCCCGCTCACGACGTTGTTCGCGAGAGAAATGCTCGCTCAGGGATCTGAACAGGTGCGAGACGTGCTCGTGTCGCTGCGCGCGACTCGCGTGCTCAAACCCTGTTGGGATGGCTCTCGCTCACGACGTTGTTCGCGAGAGAAATGCTCGCTCAGGGATTTGAACCCTGGTCATTGGCTCGAAAGGCCAATATGATTGGCCGGACTACACCAAGCGAGCGGCGCATGTAGGGAGATAGGCTCGTGGTATTTAAAATCGTCTTTCTGCAGGCAGTTTGCGAACCACTCACTCGAATTCGACGCCGGAGACGGTGACTCGGAGGCCCCCGCTCTCGCTCTCGGACAGCGAGAGCTGCCAGCCGTGGGCCGTAACGATCTGCTCGACGATCGTGAGGCCGTAGCCGGTGCCGTGTTCGGTCGTCGTGTACCCGTACTCCAGTACGTCGCCGCGCTCGCTGGGCTCGATTCCGGGGCCGTCGTCGGCGACGACCAGGCCGTCTTCGGTCCGGTCGACGGTGACGGTCACGCCGGGACCTGCGTGACTGGCGGCGTTCTCGAAGAGGTTCTCGAACACCTCCAGCAGCCGGTTCTCGTCGGAGAGCACCGTCCCGAGGTCGTCGCTGGCCGAGAGCGTGCCGTCCTCCGGTCCGGCGGTCGTCCAGGCTCGGTGGACGATCCGTTCGACGTCGACGGGCTCGGGTTCCGTGATCCGATTGCCGTCCCGAGCCAGCGTCAACACGTCCTCGATGAGCGCTTCGATCCGTTCGAGGGACTGCTCGATGTGGTCGAGGTGGGCCGTATCGTCGGTCTCGCGGGCCAACTGGAGCCGTCCCATGGCGACGTTCAGCGGATTGCGGAGGTCGTGGCTGACGACGCTGGCGAACTGTTCGAGTCGCTCGTCCTGCCGCCGGAGCTTCTCCCAGCCCTCGACGCGTTCGCTGATGTCTGCGATCGTCCCGACGTTGTACCGGGTCCCGTCGACCTCGATGGCCGTCGTGTGTGTCTCGACGGGGACCTCGGTGCCGTCGAAGCGGCTGTGTCTCGCCTCGCGCTGTCGCGTCTCTCCGAGATCGAACGACTCCCAGTACTCCTCGAATCGCGCTCTGTCGATCGCCGGGTTCACCTCCCACAACCCCGTCCCGTGTAGCGACTCGCGATCGGTGCCCAGCAGATCGGCGTACGCCTGGTTCACGTAGGCGAATCGTCCGTCCGCCCCGTAGACGCCGACTGCGACGCCGACGCGCTCCACGACGGCGTTGAAAAACCCCGGCTCGAAGCCGCCGTCGGTCCGTACGTCCGCCCTCGATCGCTGGTCCGCGACACCTCGTCGCCGGCCGTCGCTGGCAGGCTCGCTCTGTGCACCGTCCCGGTCGCCGTGTCTGCTGTGTTCCCCCGTCATGTTCGCACCCACAGCGCGTACCTGACGCTGATACTCCCTCTTCTGAGCCCAGCATCAAAAACCCCTCCCGTGGTAGCACGACACATCCACCACTGGACGGCGGCTCGATCGCTGCCGTTCAGGCGGCTCCGCCACCCGACCGGCGGGGTGGGGATCGATCGCCCACGGTGGTCGACGGCCTACTTGCCCTGGAAGTCCGGGTCGCCGTCACCCATGAACGCCGTGATGCCCTCCATCACGTCGTCGGTGCCGATGAGGTGGCCGAAGGCCTGGGCCTCGACCTCCAGTCCGGCGTCGGTGTCGTCGCGCCCGGCCAGCATCGCCTTCTTGGTCAGCTCCTGGGCGACGGGCGGTCCGGCGGCCAGGTCGGCGGCCAGTTCGAGCGCCCGCTCGTCGATCTCGTCGTTGGGGACGACCTCGTTGACGAAGCCGTAGTCGGCCATCTCTTCGGCGTCGTAGCGCTCGGCCGTGAAGATGATCTCCTTGGCGCGGCCCTCGCCGACGATGTTGCTCAGGCGCTGGGTGCCGCCCCAGCCGGGCAGCAGGCCGAGGTCGTGTTCGGGCTGGCCGAGTTCGGAGCGCTCGCTGGCGACGCGCATGTCCGCACAGGTGGCCAGTTCCATCCCACCGCCCAGCGCGTAGCCGTCGATGCCGGCCACGACCGGCATCGGACAGGATTCGAGCTTGCCGAACGTCTGCTGGCCTTTCCGGGAGAGCTCGATCGCTTCCAGCGGCGTCGCGTTGCTCGCCATCGACTGTACGTCCGCGCCCGCAGAGAAGGCCCGATCGCCCGCGCCGGTCAGCAGGATCGCCCGCACCTCGTCGTCCTCGCTGAGGTGATCGACGGCGTCGGCGATCTCGTCCATCATGTCCGGACTGACCGTGTTCATTCGGTGTGGGCGATCGAGTTCGATCTGTGCGACGTACTCCTCGGGGTAGGACAGCGAAATCGATTCGTAGTCGGTCGACTCCGCTTCCTCGTCGTCGTAGAAGCCACCCTCCCGAGCGGCCGCTTCGAGGCCCGCCGAGAGTTCGTAGCGGGCTGCACCGGTCTCCTCGCGGGCCGTTTCGAGCGCGTCGACGAGCGCCTCCAGCCCTGCCTCGTCTGCGAGCTTCGCCGGCCCGTCCGGGAAGCCGCCGCCGAGCATCACGGCCTCGTCGATGTCGCCGACGGGCGCGACGTCGTTTTCGACCAGTTTCCCGACCTCGTTGGCCATCACGGCCAGTAGACGGTGTTCGACGTCCTCGCGGCCGGCGTCCGTCGGGATGTCGACGCCGCCGTTCTCGTAGTCGTAGAACCCTTCGCCGGACTTCTTGCCGAGCCGCTCGTCTTCGACCGCCTCTTCGAGCAGCGGACACGGTGCGTACTGCTCACCGAGCACCTCGTGCATGTATTCGAGGACGTGCAGGCCCACGTCGTTGCCGACCTGGTCCGAGAGCTCGAACGAACCCATCGGCAGGCCCATGTCGAACTTCGTCGTCGAGTCGACCTCGGCGATCGTCGCCACGTCGTCGTGGACGAGCCAGCAGGCCTCGTTCATCAGTGGCACGAGGATGCGGTTGACGATGAATCCGGGAGAGTCCTTGCGGACGCGAACGGGGGTCTTGTCGAAGGCTTCGGCGAGCGCTTCGATCGCGTCGAGCGTCTCGTCGTCGCTGTGTTCCCCCGAGATGACTTCGACGAGGGGCATCCGAACCGGGGGATTGAAAAAGTGCATCCCGCAGAACTGCCCTGGACGCTCCGTGACTTCGGACAGCTCCGTGATCGAGAGGCTCGACGTGTTCGTCGCGAAGATCGCGTCCTCGGGGGCGTAGGCTTCCACGTCGCCGTAGACGTCTTTCTTGATCTCCATTTTCTCCGGGACGGCCTCGATGACCACGTCGGCGTCGCCGACGGCCGCCTCCATGTCGACCAGCGGTGTCACGCGTTCCAGGGCCGCGTCGGCTTCGTCCTGACTGAGCTGTTCTTTTTCCGCGAGTTTGTCGAGGGACCACTCGATGTTGTCGTACCCGTCCTGGACGAACTCCTCTTTGATGTCGCGCATCTGCACGTCGTAGCCTGCGATGGCGGCGACCTCGGCGATTCCGTGACCCATATTTCCTGCGCCAAGCACCGCCACAGTCTCAATGTCCTCAAAATCCATGACAGGCGTATTCACTCTCGCCCAGGGTTTCAACGTTTCTCTCGCACAACAACCACGTTGCCGTTTATTTCTGTACAAAATCATTATCCGTGATACCGTTTAACACTGATAATATGGACTTCGACCTCACAGACGAGCAACGCCAGGTCCGA
It encodes the following:
- a CDS encoding 3-hydroxyacyl-CoA dehydrogenase/enoyl-CoA hydratase family protein, producing the protein MDFEDIETVAVLGAGNMGHGIAEVAAIAGYDVQMRDIKEEFVQDGYDNIEWSLDKLAEKEQLSQDEADAALERVTPLVDMEAAVGDADVVIEAVPEKMEIKKDVYGDVEAYAPEDAIFATNTSSLSITELSEVTERPGQFCGMHFFNPPVRMPLVEVISGEHSDDETLDAIEALAEAFDKTPVRVRKDSPGFIVNRILVPLMNEACWLVHDDVATIAEVDSTTKFDMGLPMGSFELSDQVGNDVGLHVLEYMHEVLGEQYAPCPLLEEAVEDERLGKKSGEGFYDYENGGVDIPTDAGREDVEHRLLAVMANEVGKLVENDVAPVGDIDEAVMLGGGFPDGPAKLADEAGLEALVDALETAREETGAARYELSAGLEAAAREGGFYDDEEAESTDYESISLSYPEEYVAQIELDRPHRMNTVSPDMMDEIADAVDHLSEDDEVRAILLTGAGDRAFSAGADVQSMASNATPLEAIELSRKGQQTFGKLESCPMPVVAGIDGYALGGGMELATCADMRVASERSELGQPEHDLGLLPGWGGTQRLSNIVGEGRAKEIIFTAERYDAEEMADYGFVNEVVPNDEIDERALELAADLAAGPPVAQELTKKAMLAGRDDTDAGLEVEAQAFGHLIGTDDVMEGITAFMGDGDPDFQGK
- a CDS encoding sensor histidine kinase, with the protein product MTGEHSRHGDRDGAQSEPASDGRRRGVADQRSRADVRTDGGFEPGFFNAVVERVGVAVGVYGADGRFAYVNQAYADLLGTDRESLHGTGLWEVNPAIDRARFEEYWESFDLGETRQREARHSRFDGTEVPVETHTTAIEVDGTRYNVGTIADISERVEGWEKLRRQDERLEQFASVVSHDLRNPLNVAMGRLQLARETDDTAHLDHIEQSLERIEALIEDVLTLARDGNRITEPEPVDVERIVHRAWTTAGPEDGTLSASDDLGTVLSDENRLLEVFENLFENAASHAGPGVTVTVDRTEDGLVVADDGPGIEPSERGDVLEYGYTTTEHGTGYGLTIVEQIVTAHGWQLSLSESESGGLRVTVSGVEFE